The following DNA comes from Polynucleobacter necessarius.
CTCATAAACACCCGCTTTAGTGAAAGGCTCGTCCTTTAACCAAGCATTTACATCTCCCCTACTTGGAAAATCAATTGCAAGCAAGCTGCCAACAGTAGTCTGACCATCTTCAGAGGTAAGGGGTCCAGCAAAAGCCATGCGATCAGCCAGTTTCGCTAAATAAGCGCGGTGCTCAGGCCGAATCTGAACGCGCAAATCAGCAGCGCCAGGGCGATCCATCAACAAGATTGCAAAAATCATCTTTCTATCCATCTGCTAATTGGTTTTTTAATACTTACTCACCAAGATACTACGGCAAGTTATAAAAGAAAAAAAACCACCCGAAGGTGGTTTCAATACTGCTTGGCGGAA
Coding sequences within:
- a CDS encoding YciI family protein; this encodes MIFAILLMDRPGAADLRVQIRPEHRAYLAKLADRMAFAGPLTSEDGQTTVGSLLAIDFPSRGDVNAWLKDEPFTKAGVYEKPVIHVFNNMWTQKVGFPPAQ